One segment of Neobacillus endophyticus DNA contains the following:
- a CDS encoding endonuclease Q family protein, protein MKRYYVDLHIHIGRTWTGKPVKITGAKSLTFTNIIEHARNEKGLNMIGIIDCHSPEVIEEIESLIASGDLYEHPDGGLIFGDLTIIPGSELEIYDKQCNGPIHVLCFMPKLAVMKEFSAWLSGHLKNIQLSSQRIYVTGMSLQQKVKSLEGIFIPAHVFTPFKSLYGKGVNKSLTEVFDPGLIDGIELGLSSNTDMADQIGEIHPYTFVTNSDAHSLAKIAREYQVVALEEPTFLELEKALKREDGRHFLANYGLDPLLGKYHKTVCSECSNPLHRDEQICNLCGSHKVIKGVADRILELKTAETSPKGRPPYIHQVPLEFLPGLGPKLLEKLVNHFGSEMVILHEVPYEALRNVVPDKIASLIMKARAGEISLHAGGGGKYGKIADQ, encoded by the coding sequence ATGAAACGCTATTATGTAGATTTACATATTCACATCGGACGGACTTGGACAGGAAAACCTGTCAAAATTACCGGAGCGAAATCACTAACCTTTACAAATATCATAGAGCATGCAAGAAATGAAAAAGGGCTGAACATGATTGGGATTATCGATTGCCACTCGCCGGAAGTCATTGAAGAAATCGAAAGCCTGATAGCAAGCGGGGATCTTTACGAACATCCGGACGGAGGTTTAATTTTTGGAGATTTAACCATCATTCCTGGTTCTGAATTGGAAATATATGATAAACAATGCAATGGCCCGATTCATGTGCTTTGTTTTATGCCGAAACTAGCTGTCATGAAGGAGTTTTCAGCATGGCTGTCAGGCCATTTGAAAAATATTCAGTTGAGTTCGCAACGGATATATGTTACGGGGATGAGTCTCCAGCAAAAAGTGAAATCCTTGGAGGGAATCTTTATTCCCGCGCATGTTTTTACACCATTTAAGAGCTTGTATGGGAAAGGGGTAAATAAGTCTTTAACAGAAGTATTCGACCCCGGTCTTATTGATGGAATTGAGCTGGGATTAAGTTCAAATACTGATATGGCAGACCAAATTGGTGAAATTCATCCGTATACGTTCGTGACAAATTCAGACGCTCACTCTCTAGCGAAAATTGCTCGTGAATATCAGGTTGTGGCGCTTGAAGAACCAACATTTTTGGAGCTGGAAAAGGCCCTAAAGAGGGAAGACGGCCGCCATTTTTTGGCGAATTATGGTCTAGATCCGCTTCTTGGTAAGTATCATAAAACGGTTTGTTCAGAATGCTCGAATCCCTTGCATCGAGATGAGCAAATCTGTAATCTGTGCGGAAGTCATAAAGTGATAAAAGGCGTAGCCGATCGGATTCTGGAGTTGAAAACAGCGGAAACAAGTCCTAAAGGCCGTCCACCATATATTCATCAGGTGCCGCTTGAATTTTTACCAGGATTAGGGCCTAAATTGCTGGAAAAGCTGGTGAATCATTTTGGCAGTGAAATGGTAATTTTGCATGAAGTACCTTATGAAGCATTACGAAACGTAGTTCCAGATAAAATTGCCAGCCTAATTATGAAAGCAAGAGCAGGGGAAATCAGCCTGCATGCAGGGGGCGGTGGAAAATACGGAAAGATTGCGGACCAATAA
- a CDS encoding NUDIX hydrolase, with product MTKLEEKTIQSEEIFSGKIISLHLQEVELPNGKTSKREIIKHPGAVAILAVTEENKIVMVEQYRKALERTIVEIPAGKLEKEEKPELCAIRELEEETGYECSSLELLTSFYTSPGFADEIVHVYMAKGLKKKENAATLDEDEFVNVEKITLDKALQYIKEQKIYDAKTIYAVQYLQLQEALKHK from the coding sequence ATGACAAAACTTGAAGAAAAAACAATTCAAAGTGAAGAAATATTTTCAGGGAAAATTATCAGCCTCCACTTGCAAGAGGTTGAGCTGCCAAATGGTAAGACATCCAAACGGGAAATTATCAAACATCCGGGTGCCGTGGCGATTTTGGCAGTCACAGAAGAAAATAAAATCGTAATGGTCGAACAATACAGAAAAGCATTGGAAAGAACTATTGTGGAAATACCAGCAGGGAAACTGGAAAAAGAAGAAAAACCGGAATTATGCGCCATTAGGGAATTGGAAGAGGAAACAGGCTACGAATGTTCAAGTTTGGAACTGCTCACCTCATTTTATACATCACCAGGTTTTGCGGATGAAATTGTTCATGTCTATATGGCAAAAGGATTGAAGAAAAAGGAAAATGCTGCGACTCTCGATGAAGATGAATTTGTAAATGTGGAAAAAATAACATTAGATAAAGCACTTCAATATATAAAGGAACAAAAAATCTATGATGCCAAAACCATTTATGCAGTTCAATATTTGCAGTTGCAAGAGGCCTTGAAACATAAATGA
- the mciZ gene encoding Z-ring formation inhibitor MciZ encodes MKVYVHEQGIILTGKGWEILQKLKEYNKDFIYVTDWIQKIALK; translated from the coding sequence ATGAAGGTATACGTTCATGAGCAGGGAATCATCCTGACCGGAAAAGGATGGGAAATACTGCAAAAGTTAAAAGAGTATAACAAAGACTTTATTTATGTAACTGACTGGATTCAAAAGATTGCTTTAAAATAA
- a CDS encoding aldo/keto reductase, translated as MKKRKLGNSDLEVSELGLGCMSIGTDEITSRRIIDTALEEGINYFDTADLYDVGQNEVLVGKALHAIRDQVVIATKVGNRWKQDKTGWTWDPSKAYIKEEVKNSLKRLGIEYIDLYQLHGGTLNDPIEETIEAFEELKAEGFIRYYGISSIRPNVIREFVKKSNIVSVMMQYSMLDRRPEEAVLPMLHEYGISVVTRGPLAKGLLSDKLLEKAAEKGYLDYSYEELSEILPLLKEKAAADRSFTEVALHYNLANPAVASVVAGASSPEQVRENAKAIKSQPLTEEEIAIIKEITKKNTYNEHR; from the coding sequence TTGAAAAAACGTAAACTGGGGAATTCGGATTTAGAAGTTTCCGAACTGGGTCTGGGCTGTATGTCCATTGGAACTGATGAAATAACATCTCGAAGAATTATTGATACTGCCCTTGAAGAAGGAATCAATTATTTTGACACAGCTGATTTATACGATGTTGGTCAAAACGAGGTACTTGTTGGAAAAGCGTTACATGCTATCCGTGATCAGGTGGTCATTGCAACAAAGGTAGGAAATCGTTGGAAACAAGACAAGACAGGCTGGACATGGGACCCTTCCAAGGCCTATATCAAAGAAGAAGTGAAAAATAGTTTAAAGAGGCTCGGAATTGAATATATAGACCTCTATCAATTGCATGGCGGCACACTTAATGACCCGATTGAAGAGACAATTGAAGCGTTTGAAGAATTAAAAGCTGAAGGTTTTATACGCTATTACGGTATTTCCTCCATTCGCCCAAATGTGATCAGGGAGTTTGTTAAAAAATCCAATATTGTATCTGTCATGATGCAGTACAGTATGCTGGATCGCCGCCCAGAGGAAGCGGTGCTTCCAATGCTTCATGAGTATGGAATTAGTGTTGTCACGCGCGGCCCCCTTGCCAAAGGGCTATTAAGCGATAAACTACTGGAAAAAGCTGCTGAAAAAGGATATTTGGATTACAGTTATGAAGAATTATCCGAGATTTTGCCATTATTAAAAGAAAAAGCAGCCGCCGACAGATCATTTACCGAGGTAGCTCTGCACTATAATCTGGCAAATCCTGCGGTTGCTTCTGTTGTTGCTGGAGCAAGCAGCCCAGAACAAGTAAGAGAAAACGCCAAAGCCATAAAAAGTCAGCCGCTGACAGAGGAAGAAATTGCAATCATTAAAGAGATCACAAAGAAGAATACTTATAATGAACATCGTTAA
- a CDS encoding YqkE family protein, which produces MKKRQPASKPKKDDSPLTLKDMMNPAIIKQLKEQQEQLLVEENRKKEAEEQRKREERKLKEKNKTFEELLNESDMNWKKFK; this is translated from the coding sequence ATGAAGAAAAGACAACCAGCATCCAAACCCAAAAAAGATGACTCACCATTAACTCTTAAGGATATGATGAATCCTGCAATAATTAAGCAATTAAAGGAACAACAGGAACAACTGCTGGTCGAAGAAAATAGAAAAAAAGAGGCAGAGGAGCAGAGAAAAAGGGAAGAGAGAAAATTAAAAGAAAAGAACAAAACGTTTGAAGAACTATTAAATGAAAGCGACATGAACTGGAAAAAGTTCAAATAA
- a CDS encoding hydroxymethylglutaryl-CoA lyase: protein MLNLPKKVTIIEVGPRDGLQNEKLFVPTEIKKQFISKLKKAGLKEMELTSFVSPKWVPQMADAAEITADCLDADSLNIVLAPNRNGINRVYAANCHAVAVFVGVSNSFNLKNINKSTQDSMAELKPIIHELKEKNYFVRACISTAFYCPYEGKIAETETLRLCREFVEAGVDELSVADTIGMAAPNEAYSLFSTLTEQFTDILLTAHFHDTRKLGLANIFASLQAGISRFDTSAGGLGGCPFAPGASGNTATEDVVYMLERMGIDTGIDLDKLMEAIEVVRPHLSREIDSGYYRLHTKS from the coding sequence ATGCTGAATTTGCCAAAAAAAGTGACAATTATTGAGGTTGGCCCACGGGATGGACTGCAAAATGAAAAACTGTTCGTACCAACAGAAATAAAAAAACAATTTATTTCAAAATTGAAAAAGGCCGGATTAAAAGAAATGGAACTTACTTCATTTGTTTCGCCGAAATGGGTGCCACAAATGGCTGATGCTGCAGAAATTACAGCTGATTGTCTGGATGCCGATTCACTTAATATTGTTCTGGCCCCAAATCGCAACGGAATTAACCGGGTTTATGCTGCAAATTGCCATGCTGTTGCTGTATTTGTGGGAGTAAGCAACAGCTTTAACTTGAAAAATATTAACAAATCAACTCAGGATAGTATGGCAGAGCTAAAGCCTATCATCCATGAATTAAAGGAAAAAAATTATTTCGTGCGCGCCTGCATTTCCACAGCTTTTTATTGTCCTTACGAAGGTAAAATCGCCGAGACGGAAACCTTAAGGCTGTGCAGAGAATTTGTTGAAGCTGGGGTCGATGAATTAAGTGTAGCTGATACGATTGGAATGGCAGCGCCAAATGAGGCGTATTCCTTATTTTCTACCCTTACAGAACAGTTCACAGATATTCTTTTAACTGCACATTTCCATGATACCCGCAAGCTCGGTTTGGCTAATATTTTTGCCTCTCTTCAAGCCGGAATTTCCCGTTTTGATACATCTGCCGGAGGCCTTGGCGGCTGCCCATTTGCACCAGGAGCAAGCGGCAATACAGCTACAGAGGATGTTGTTTATATGCTTGAGAGAATGGGGATTGATACAGGGATTGACCTTGATAAGCTAATGGAGGCAATTGAAGTCGTCCGCCCTCACCTCTCAAGAGAGATTGACAGCGGTTATTACAGGCTTCATACCAAATCGTGA
- a CDS encoding bifunctional 5,10-methylenetetrahydrofolate dehydrogenase/5,10-methenyltetrahydrofolate cyclohydrolase, with product MEKIILDGNIVAQDIKEKLKGRIEALKNNGIIPCLATILVGDNPSSETYVKMKGNACKKLGIHSIRVHLPEETTTKELLETIKELNEDASVHGILLQHPVPSHIDERMAFEAIDIQKDVDGVTSAGYGQTALGFGNFPSCTPAAIMEIIKYYKISTEGKHAVVVGRSPILGKPVSALLLNENATVTTCHSKTANLPEIIKQADLVVAAVGKPKFIQGSWLKEGAIVLDAGYNKGNIGDVDYETCFTAASAITPVPGGVGPVTIATLLKHTVDSAEKNMF from the coding sequence ATGGAGAAAATTATTTTGGATGGAAATATTGTAGCCCAAGACATTAAAGAGAAATTAAAGGGACGAATTGAAGCGTTAAAAAATAATGGCATCATACCATGCCTTGCAACGATATTAGTGGGCGACAATCCTTCCTCTGAAACATATGTAAAAATGAAAGGGAATGCTTGTAAGAAATTAGGTATCCATTCTATTCGAGTTCATTTGCCAGAAGAAACAACAACCAAAGAATTATTAGAAACCATTAAAGAATTAAACGAGGACGCATCTGTTCATGGAATCCTTTTACAACACCCAGTTCCATCTCACATTGATGAGAGAATGGCTTTTGAAGCCATTGATATTCAAAAGGATGTAGACGGTGTAACAAGTGCAGGATACGGTCAGACCGCATTGGGATTTGGCAATTTCCCATCATGTACTCCTGCAGCCATCATGGAAATAATAAAATATTACAAAATCTCAACCGAAGGTAAACATGCCGTTGTCGTGGGCAGAAGCCCCATCCTTGGCAAGCCTGTTTCAGCGTTACTGCTTAATGAAAATGCTACCGTTACGACCTGTCATTCGAAAACAGCAAATTTACCCGAAATTATAAAACAAGCAGATCTTGTGGTTGCTGCAGTAGGAAAGCCTAAATTTATTCAAGGCAGCTGGTTAAAAGAAGGAGCTATTGTACTGGATGCCGGATATAACAAAGGAAATATTGGAGATGTAGATTACGAGACATGCTTTACGGCAGCCAGTGCTATAACGCCTGTCCCTGGCGGTGTAGGCCCTGTCACCATTGCCACGCTATTGAAACATACGGTTGATTCGGCGGAAAAAAACATGTTTTAA
- a CDS encoding alpha/beta hydrolase produces the protein MKKTLRALFILLFFWFALALYFTNRIMYMKKKDEDFILNREKDAGRFNPKDFESRPKREVAIASPFGYSIKAVLVEPHQTNRYIIISHGVTETKINSVKYMNLFLERGFNALIYDHRRHGESGGKTTSFGHYEKFDLKAVVDWLKIEIGHDIILGIHGESMGAATMLLYAGLIEDGADFYIADCPFSDFQQQLAYLIKKDFKLYPRLLLPIGDVILRIRDKYSIRNVSPISVIGNIKHPVLFIHSRKDDFILPTMTKELFEQKNGPKMLYIAENGLHAQSFNENRVDYERVVDEFLQKYVEPALST, from the coding sequence TTGAAGAAGACACTTCGAGCTCTATTTATTTTGTTGTTTTTCTGGTTTGCGCTTGCCCTGTATTTTACCAACAGGATTATGTATATGAAAAAGAAGGATGAGGACTTTATTTTAAATCGGGAAAAAGATGCGGGACGCTTTAATCCGAAAGACTTCGAATCTCGCCCAAAACGGGAGGTTGCCATTGCGTCACCCTTCGGCTATTCCATTAAGGCTGTGCTTGTCGAGCCGCACCAAACTAACCGTTATATCATTATTTCCCATGGAGTGACCGAAACAAAGATTAATTCTGTTAAATATATGAACCTGTTCCTGGAGCGCGGCTTCAATGCTTTGATTTATGACCACCGACGCCACGGTGAATCCGGCGGAAAAACGACCAGCTTTGGCCATTATGAAAAATTTGATTTAAAAGCGGTTGTTGACTGGCTAAAAATCGAGATAGGACATGATATTATTTTAGGGATTCACGGTGAGTCTATGGGAGCCGCAACGATGCTTTTGTATGCTGGGCTTATTGAAGACGGTGCCGATTTTTATATCGCCGATTGTCCATTTTCTGATTTCCAACAGCAGCTGGCATACTTAATTAAAAAAGACTTTAAACTTTATCCCAGGCTGCTTCTCCCAATTGGAGATGTTATTTTGAGAATCCGCGATAAATATTCAATTCGGAATGTTTCTCCGATTTCCGTTATTGGAAATATCAAGCATCCAGTGCTGTTTATCCACAGTCGTAAGGATGATTTTATTTTACCGACCATGACTAAGGAGTTATTTGAGCAAAAAAACGGTCCGAAAATGTTGTATATCGCGGAAAATGGGCTTCATGCCCAGTCCTTTAATGAAAACCGCGTTGATTATGAACGGGTTGTCGATGAATTTTTACAAAAATATGTAGAACCCGCTCTTTCTACTTAA
- a CDS encoding iron-sulfur cluster biosynthesis family protein — MEITITAAAANKIAEKIGEQSGYLKLKYDTEGCGCAVDGVAALWFVSEVEDTDIAIDTNNRTIYLEKSKMVFFDEKMTIDFSTSLNRFQLKSPQQILNGQLSFIIKENKD; from the coding sequence ATGGAGATTACGATTACAGCAGCGGCAGCTAACAAAATAGCAGAGAAAATAGGGGAGCAAAGCGGCTATTTAAAACTGAAATATGACACAGAGGGGTGCGGTTGTGCTGTGGATGGAGTGGCAGCCTTGTGGTTTGTATCGGAAGTAGAGGATACAGATATCGCAATTGACACAAATAACAGGACGATCTACCTTGAAAAATCCAAAATGGTTTTCTTTGATGAGAAAATGACCATTGATTTTTCCACTAGCCTGAATCGTTTTCAGCTCAAGAGTCCGCAGCAAATCCTAAACGGCCAATTGAGTTTCATCATAAAAGAAAATAAAGACTGA
- a CDS encoding CDGSH iron-sulfur domain-containing protein, with the protein MSKVQIKVNDNGSLRITGDVELLDGEGNVYSTKPSFSLCRCGLSNNKPYCDGSHKGHFESQVRVPKED; encoded by the coding sequence ATGTCAAAAGTACAAATTAAAGTGAATGATAATGGGTCATTACGTATTACCGGTGATGTGGAATTACTTGATGGTGAAGGAAATGTATATTCGACAAAACCTTCCTTTTCCCTCTGCCGGTGCGGGTTGTCAAATAATAAGCCATATTGTGACGGTTCCCATAAAGGACATTTTGAATCACAAGTCCGGGTTCCAAAAGAAGACTAA
- a CDS encoding YolD-like family protein: MIRDRGRIKWTAMMLPEHVKLIRDWVKEDQYEKQKEMDEQQLEQMNETLAAAIEFDHYVMITHYYNRNYEIVMGKIHYWDELAHKLHVVDRFEAVHRIPIAAIVDIRVTDL, translated from the coding sequence ATGATTCGCGACCGCGGCAGAATCAAATGGACAGCGATGATGCTGCCCGAACATGTGAAATTGATCAGGGACTGGGTCAAAGAAGACCAGTACGAGAAGCAAAAGGAAATGGATGAACAGCAGTTGGAGCAGATGAATGAAACGCTGGCTGCGGCGATTGAATTTGATCATTATGTTATGATTACGCATTATTATAATCGGAATTATGAAATTGTTATGGGAAAAATTCATTATTGGGATGAGCTGGCGCACAAGCTTCATGTCGTCGACCGCTTCGAAGCAGTGCACCGGATTCCTATTGCGGCAATTGTCGACATTCGGGTTACGGATTTGTAA
- a CDS encoding Y-family DNA polymerase, protein MVDYSTLPQNKILCVDMKSFYASCSAVMLGLDPLNCYIAIVGDKERQGSIVLAASPRLKKEFGIKTGSRLFEIPKDPRIRLEEPKMATYLRISTEITRVFNRYVPKEAIHVYSVDESFIKVDGSLHLWGDAQTIAQKIRNDIEREFQLPCAIGIGPNMLMAKLCLDLEAKNIGVAEWTYEDVETKLWKVSPLRKMWGIGRRVEKTLNGMGIFTVGQLARYDLETLEKKFGIMGNQLYYHALGVDLSQLGAPLVEGQISFGKSQILLRDYKDETEIKHVILEMCEEVARRARTHRTAGRTISLGIGYSQDEFGGGFHRSHTIRQPTNVTMDLYRVCLKIFHEHYKGKTVRQISLSLGNIVDDCELQLDLFDMSAHKRRELGYVVDSIRRRFGAGSLLRAVSYTAGGTAKHRAKLVGGHKM, encoded by the coding sequence ATGGTTGATTACAGCACGTTGCCGCAAAATAAAATTTTATGTGTGGATATGAAGAGCTTTTATGCCAGTTGCTCTGCTGTCATGCTTGGTCTCGATCCCTTAAACTGCTATATCGCGATTGTCGGGGATAAAGAGCGGCAGGGAAGCATTGTACTCGCAGCTTCCCCGCGTTTGAAAAAAGAATTTGGCATTAAAACAGGATCACGGCTGTTTGAGATTCCAAAAGATCCGAGAATTAGGCTTGAGGAGCCCAAGATGGCAACTTATTTGCGAATCTCCACGGAAATTACTCGTGTGTTTAATCGCTATGTTCCAAAAGAAGCAATCCATGTTTATAGTGTCGATGAAAGCTTTATCAAGGTAGATGGCTCCCTTCATCTGTGGGGGGATGCCCAAACAATTGCTCAAAAGATAAGAAACGATATTGAACGGGAATTTCAGCTGCCATGTGCAATCGGAATTGGCCCTAATATGTTAATGGCGAAACTTTGCCTTGATTTGGAAGCCAAAAATATAGGAGTTGCCGAGTGGACATATGAGGATGTCGAGACAAAGCTTTGGAAGGTGTCACCCTTGAGGAAAATGTGGGGAATCGGCCGCCGTGTTGAAAAAACATTAAATGGCATGGGTATCTTCACGGTCGGTCAGTTGGCCCGCTACGATTTAGAAACGCTGGAAAAAAAATTCGGCATTATGGGAAACCAGCTGTATTATCATGCTTTGGGAGTAGATTTGTCCCAATTGGGAGCACCGCTAGTTGAGGGGCAGATCAGTTTTGGTAAAAGCCAAATTCTGTTAAGGGACTATAAAGACGAAACCGAAATAAAGCATGTTATTTTAGAAATGTGTGAGGAGGTAGCAAGAAGGGCGAGAACCCATCGTACGGCTGGACGGACAATCAGCCTTGGCATCGGCTACAGCCAAGATGAGTTTGGCGGGGGCTTTCACCGTTCTCATACCATCCGCCAGCCGACAAATGTAACAATGGACCTTTATCGTGTTTGTCTAAAAATTTTCCATGAGCATTATAAAGGCAAGACGGTAAGGCAGATTTCACTTTCGCTTGGCAATATTGTCGACGACTGCGAACTGCAACTTGATTTGTTTGACATGAGTGCTCATAAGCGGCGGGAGCTTGGTTATGTAGTCGATTCGATCCGCCGGCGTTTTGGGGCTGGTTCACTCTTAAGAGCGGTATCTTATACCGCTGGAGGAACTGCCAAGCACCGAGCCAAACTTGTTGGCGGGCACAAAATGTAA
- a CDS encoding YqzH family protein translates to MEKKLIMKMIKNCFKQYYEAGPLPLTAQDLEELTQKILQLKEEEPTVELYEAINDAVYEFLIN, encoded by the coding sequence ATGGAGAAAAAGTTAATAATGAAAATGATAAAAAATTGTTTTAAACAATATTATGAGGCAGGGCCCCTGCCACTTACCGCTCAAGATTTGGAGGAATTAACCCAGAAAATTTTGCAGCTGAAGGAAGAAGAACCCACGGTGGAATTGTATGAAGCAATAAATGATGCAGTATACGAATTTTTAATCAATTGA
- a CDS encoding SDR family NAD(P)-dependent oxidoreductase, translating into MVREQLKGKNIVITGASGGIGAEIAKLCSASGANLVLLARSIDKLEQLKLQLEDKYHVDVHVFRLDVANTDQVREVFEQIFARIGSIDILVNNAGYGIFREAHEASIDEIKGMFEVNVVGLMACTTMVLGAMRERRFGHIINIASQAGKIATPKSSVYSATKHAVLGYTNSLRMELADYNVLVTSVNPGPIATNFFTIADEQGTYVKNVQKFMLQPEYVAGKVVDCMFTKTREINLPRWMNLGSVVSVLFPRLFDKIGSRMLNKK; encoded by the coding sequence ATGGTTAGGGAACAATTAAAGGGTAAAAATATCGTCATCACCGGCGCCTCCGGTGGAATTGGAGCTGAAATTGCCAAGCTTTGTTCGGCAAGCGGAGCCAATCTTGTTTTGCTGGCCCGAAGCATCGATAAACTTGAACAATTAAAGTTACAGCTTGAAGATAAATATCATGTGGATGTACATGTTTTTCGGCTTGATGTGGCCAATACCGATCAAGTTCGGGAGGTTTTTGAACAAATTTTTGCGAGGATTGGATCCATAGATATCCTTGTAAATAATGCTGGATATGGGATTTTCCGTGAAGCTCACGAAGCTTCTATTGACGAAATAAAGGGAATGTTCGAGGTTAATGTAGTCGGATTAATGGCTTGCACGACGATGGTGCTGGGGGCGATGCGGGAAAGGCGATTTGGTCATATTATCAATATTGCCTCGCAGGCTGGAAAAATCGCAACTCCGAAATCGAGCGTTTATTCAGCAACAAAGCATGCTGTTCTTGGCTACACCAATTCCTTACGTATGGAACTGGCCGATTACAATGTGCTTGTTACCTCCGTTAATCCCGGCCCCATTGCGACTAATTTCTTTACCATTGCCGATGAACAAGGGACCTATGTGAAAAATGTACAAAAATTTATGCTTCAGCCCGAATATGTTGCTGGAAAAGTTGTCGACTGCATGTTTACAAAAACAAGGGAAATCAATCTGCCTCGCTGGATGAATTTGGGGAGCGTGGTCTCGGTCCTTTTTCCGCGCTTGTTTGACAAAATTGGCAGCCGGATGCTTAATAAAAAATAA
- a CDS encoding MBL fold metallo-hydrolase, whose translation MTEWKDGIAKITLPTPFPVGDVNVYLLKGERLTLVDAGPKTEAAWESLTAQLRELNLRPEDIDQVILTHDHPDHTGLLDFFSDTLEVYGHPLNERWIHPTENFLQECSHFFKSLFHKSGLPLEFMNVLENHKNMLKYSCNRSLTGTLTEGMRPPGLSEWRVLETPGHAQSQVAYYREKDGIMLGGDLILAHISPNPLLEPPVPGESMRPKPQQQHNHSMQKLLSYPIQMVYTGHGKEVFQLEELVKQRLVSQHDRAMKVNKWLKESELTVFEICQRLFPSVYKRELFLTLSETIGQLDYLSSIGEIISRDTQPMLFLAK comes from the coding sequence ATGACGGAATGGAAAGACGGAATTGCTAAGATAACACTTCCAACCCCGTTTCCTGTCGGGGATGTCAATGTTTATCTCCTTAAGGGCGAGCGGCTGACGCTTGTGGATGCTGGGCCCAAAACCGAAGCAGCATGGGAATCACTGACCGCACAATTACGTGAATTGAATTTACGCCCAGAAGACATTGACCAAGTGATTTTGACACACGATCACCCTGATCATACAGGGCTGCTTGATTTTTTTTCTGATACATTGGAAGTTTATGGACATCCATTAAATGAGCGCTGGATTCATCCTACGGAAAACTTTTTACAGGAGTGTAGCCATTTTTTTAAATCATTATTTCATAAGTCAGGTCTTCCTTTGGAATTTATGAATGTTCTTGAGAATCATAAGAACATGTTAAAGTATTCTTGCAATCGCTCGCTCACTGGTACACTAACAGAGGGAATGAGGCCGCCCGGACTTTCTGAGTGGAGGGTGTTGGAGACACCAGGTCATGCACAGAGTCAGGTTGCGTATTATCGAGAAAAAGATGGGATTATGCTTGGCGGTGACCTCATTTTAGCTCATATCTCTCCAAATCCATTGCTTGAGCCGCCGGTGCCGGGTGAATCAATGAGACCAAAGCCTCAGCAGCAGCATAATCATTCTATGCAGAAGCTGTTGTCATATCCGATTCAAATGGTTTACACCGGGCATGGCAAGGAGGTTTTTCAACTGGAAGAACTTGTTAAGCAGCGGCTCGTCAGTCAGCATGACCGTGCAATGAAAGTGAACAAGTGGCTGAAGGAAAGCGAGCTTACAGTTTTTGAAATCTGCCAACGCCTTTTTCCTTCTGTATATAAGCGCGAATTATTCTTAACGTTATCAGAAACAATAGGCCAGCTTGACTATTTATCATCGATCGGAGAAATTATTAGTAGAGATACCCAACCCATGCTTTTTCTGGCAAAGTAA